The region CAGCTAAAGCCTTGCCCTGGATATAATTCACATACACTAACTGTGTGGTCTTTTAtcatattaattaataaattcaTCTTTTTCCACCCACCTTTCAGTTCCCTCAACTCTCTCTCGGCCAAAATTCTACATCTGCGTTCATATTTGAGTTGTGCCTGCAGTTGCTCTATTTTCATGAGGAGACTGATGGTGTCTGTTCTGATTCCTGGACTTGcaacattttcttcatcaaaCTCAATGGTTTCATGCTGCCAAAATGAGAAGAAATCACATGAACAATTTCCATGTGTAGTAAGGAGAATAACAGTTGCTTTTTTATGCACAACCAAACAGCATAATCTCTCACGTCATTGTTGACAAAAGGTGAGTAGTTGGATTCTTCGGCCAACCTGTCCTCCACTGGATCACAGCCAAAGTCCTGCGCATCAGTGCCGATTTTTATCATCTTGACTGGTGGTTGTGTTGGAGTCGCTCCTGCGTCTCTCTTGGGTGGCatgggggtaaaaaaaaaaatctgaggaGAATAAAGATTTGATCAGGTGTTTGATCCGTTGACACGCGTTGATTTTCTGCACAAGATGGAGTGAAACTTTAAGTCAAACTTTTTCAGTTGCTCAACGCTGTTTGTCTGTTCATTGTAAACTCATTCATGCGAGATAATAATGAAAAGTTAGTTCTCGTTGCATCCCCCTCCCCCTGCCCCCTCAACCCCTCCTACTAGCCTCCGGATTGCCTCCAGCTGGAGCCACTGAGTGATACAAACTGTCTTTCAATACATTATCAAATACATGTGATATTTAATGTTAGACGGTTCAGAGGAGACTCACCTGCTCGTTCAGCTCGACCTCAGAGATAAACTGTATAACcacactcagagacacagacagcgcAGTAAATGGAAGTACTGCGTAGTAGAGGAAGTAGTAGTACTACTGCAGTAGTGCAGTACATAGATCCTGATACAATTACGGCTAATTTTTAACAGCCGCGCAAAACGTTTCCGGTTAAATATGTGTGAAATACGGCGCCTATATTTATCTTTTACTATGTATGGTGCACATGTGTATAAGATTATTGTATtgtgaaaattatatttttacaattaTTCGCGGAACAAAGCTGCGAAAACTTATTCCCCGAGGGAAGTATTTTGCCCCGGTACAGTTTCCTGCTCATCTAAATTCTCGATTTAACCAATGGAAATTCGGAATTTTAACAAAAGGCGGGACATTTAGAGGCAACGGTGAAGATCAGCAAATCAGCGTCTCGATTCTAACCTGACATCAGCTTCCTAGTTTGGTTGCACTGTACCCATGTGGGTTCAGTGTTGACTTGCTTGCTGAGAAAGTTGTGGAGTTAACTCTGTCTACAGTTGTCGTTTACCTTTACTCACCATGTCTTCGTCTTTctttataaagaaaaaagaaaagcccaaGTTTGtcaaaaaggggaaaaacacagagctgccaAAACGAAAGGTAAGTAAACTGGGCTGTTAGCAAGTAAGCTAAATCACAGTAACATTAGCTAACCAGCAGATTGACTCATGGGACGTACCTGAACTAACCTGCTGTTCTAACGGTTTAAGCTCTAattttcctcctgctgcagggTGATGGGGACAAAGCACGAGCGAAGAAACCAACCTCCAAATACAACGAAGAGATTTCCAGCGACTCTGAGACGGAGAGGTTAATTTCTGATGTGCTCACTTGGGGGTTATGAATTGATGGCAACTTCATGGTCCCGACTTTAAAGCACAGAACTAACCCAGCAGTTGTAAATGAATTGTAATGTGTGCTTCTTGTCGCACAGTCCTGTAGTGGCCAAGAAAAGGCAGTCCAATGAAGAGACTGAGTATGAAGAAACGCCACAGGAGAAGAAGCTTAGATTAGCCAAACTTTACCTCGACCAGCTAAAAGAAGAAGGTAAGCTTGTATTATCCATACAGCATAGAGGGCTAACATCACAGagtatgcatgtatgcatgtatgcatgtatgtatgtatgtatgtatttattgtgtgaTCTGATCCCAtcagaggaaaataaagcagaaGAAGACTCCTTTGAGACAGATCTGATTGCTGGAAGACTTCAAGAAGAAGTGGTAAGAGTGTCTTCTGTGTTTAAAGCAATGTAGACAATGGTGTAATTGGCACTTTGGACATGGGACATGACCCCACACTGTTCATAATTCTGATTCTGTCCACCGCTACCCCTGTACTTTTACAGTTTGGTGTTACAGTATAGCTTCAATTTGATCATTAAATCACTGTAAACGCTGGCATCATTTATAAGCGTTTGTGgcaatatgttttatgtaaaattttCAGCTTGAGAGAAAGATCTGCAGACACTTCTGACACTTTTATATTGGCTGATAAAAGTATCACTAACTGCcacctctgcatgttttttttttaatgttctctTACAGTAAAATTGTGCTAGAATTGAAGATGCAAATGCTGTTTAATCTGTCATAAAGTATCAGGTCTTCTTTTGGGGAAGGTTTGATTTCATTATGTCTCCCTACCTGACTTCCAAAACCAAACCTGTGTCCTTGATCTTAGACACAGGCATTATTTTTGGATTTaatatgttattattgttgCCATACACTGGTCTATGTTATTGATCTTGCTGAGTCTGTGATTTCCCCTCAGCTTGAACAAAAAGGAAAGCTTCAGCGGCTTATTGCCAAAGATGTAAGTCCAGAAATTTTCATCCCCTCAATCTCCACTGTACATCCAATATTCTAGGGGTAAAAGATGCTTATGAACAGACTGACTTTTATTAAattttcattctgtcttttaGCTCATGCCACCGGATGCTTCAGAGATCAGAGTGTTAAGAGGACACAAACTTCCAATTACCTGTCTGGTCATCAGCTCTGATGACAAGTACATCTTTTCTGCTGCCAAAGACTGCTCCATCATTAAATGTTAGTGTACATTTAAATCCTGAAAATCCTTTGTTTTGATACTTCAGAGAATTAagtatgaaaaaaatgaaatatgtataaatatgaaATTGTTTCGTCTTTTTGCTAAAGTTAATGGTTTGATTTGGCtcagttcagtgtttttcttaTATATTCAGGGGATGTTGAGAGTGGGAAGAAACTGCACACAATACCTGGTGGAAGGAAAGGTACAGAGGATCGGCATGTTGGACATACCGCCCATATCCTGTGTATGGCCATATCATCAGATGGAAAATACTTGGTGTGTAGTACACTCTCAGCATAGCCATGCTTTTGCCAGTTTTGAGAAACCAGCAGATTCATATTGTAACAAAAGGCTCTCTCTCAACATCCCTTTAGGCCACTGGAGACATGAACAAACTGATCATGATCTGGGAGGcagaaacatgtaaacatcTATATAAATTCACAGGACACAAAGGCCCCGTGTCGGTACGTTCTCCCTCTTTTGATCTCGGTTGCATGAGGAAAcctattttctttgtttttatcctAACAGTTCTGAGGTCCTCCTGTGATTCATCTCAAATGTCTTTTCCATCTCAGGGTCTTTCATTCAGAAAGGGAACTCATGATCT is a window of Enoplosus armatus isolate fEnoArm2 chromosome 3, fEnoArm2.hap1, whole genome shotgun sequence DNA encoding:
- the rrp9 gene encoding U3 small nucleolar RNA-interacting protein 2 isoform X2, which gives rise to MSSSFFIKKKEKPKFVKKGKNTELPKRKGDGDKARAKKPTSKYNEEISSDSETESPVVAKKRQSNEETEYEETPQEKKLRLAKLYLDQLKEEEENKAEEDSFETDLIAGRLQEEVLEQKGKLQRLIAKDLMPPDASEIRVLRGHKLPITCLVISSDDKYIFSAAKDCSIIKWDVESGKKLHTIPGGRKGTEDRHVGHTAHILCMAISSDGKYLATGDMNKLIMIWEAETCKHLYKFTGHKGPVSGLSFRKGTHDLYSASHDRSVKVWNVDENAYVETLFGHQDAITGLDSLSRECCVTAGGRDRSVRVWKIAEESQLVFHGHEGSIDCIQLINEEHMITGADDGSVSLWSVNKKKPLSTVKQAHGCHGDAGLQQPHWVASVAALQNSDTVASGSHNSQVQLWKCGQNYRGLEPLFSVPVSGFVNSLKFSSSGQFLVAGVGQEHRLGRWWRIKEAKNGIYVIPLKRKPPKPEDAKMTE
- the rrp9 gene encoding U3 small nucleolar RNA-interacting protein 2 isoform X1, whose protein sequence is MSSSFFIKKKEKPKFVKKGKNTELPKRKGDGDKARAKKPTSKYNEEISSDSETESPVVAKKRQSNEETEYEETPQEKKLRLAKLYLDQLKEEEENKAEEDSFETDLIAGRLQEEVLEQKGKLQRLIAKDLMPPDASEIRVLRGHKLPITCLVISSDDKYIFSAAKDCSIIKWDVESGKKLHTIPGGRKGTEDRHVGHTAHILCMAISSDGKYLATGDMNKLIMIWEAETCKHLYKFTGHKGPVSGLSFRKGTHDLYSASHDRSVKVWNVDENAYVETLFGHQDAITGLDSLSRECCVTAGGRDRSVRVWKIAEESQLVFHGHEGSIDCIQLINEEHMITGADDGSVSLWSVNKKKPLSTVKQAHGCHGDAGLQQPHWVASVAALQNSDTVASGASGCSHNSQVQLWKCGQNYRGLEPLFSVPVSGFVNSLKFSSSGQFLVAGVGQEHRLGRWWRIKEAKNGIYVIPLKRKPPKPEDAKMTE